In Desertifilum tharense IPPAS B-1220, a genomic segment contains:
- a CDS encoding SMI1/KNR4 family protein: MSIENFKDKFLQLDFLNWSNSLRYEDEEPCKLIPCTEEEIFSLETDLNINLPKAYKEFLLWGGHEAGGLLEGSDCFFKHILNIQKWAIDLLNENDFPESLPKDAFVFYMHQGYEFMFFKISEGDDPPIYIYNELNNQSLFSKAYLKYSDFLLIFLEEQANYLKEMF; the protein is encoded by the coding sequence ATGTCTATTGAAAACTTTAAAGATAAATTTTTGCAACTAGATTTTCTGAATTGGAGCAATTCGTTACGCTATGAAGATGAAGAGCCTTGTAAATTAATTCCATGCACAGAAGAAGAAATATTTAGTTTAGAAACCGATCTAAATATAAATTTACCCAAGGCTTATAAAGAATTTCTCTTGTGGGGAGGTCATGAAGCAGGGGGACTACTTGAAGGCTCTGATTGCTTTTTCAAGCATATTTTGAATATTCAAAAGTGGGCTATTGATTTGTTGAATGAAAATGATTTTCCTGAATCCTTGCCCAAAGATGCATTTGTTTTTTATATGCATCAAGGCTATGAGTTTATGTTCTTTAAGATTTCTGAAGGAGACGACCCACCAATTTATATATACAATGAACTAAACAATCAAAGTCTTTTCTCAAAAGCTTATCTGAAGTATAGTGATTTTCTTCTAATTTTTCTTGAAGAACAAGCTAATTATTTGAAAGAAATGTTTTAG
- a CDS encoding ADP-ribosylglycohydrolase family protein → MEPILADRIRGVLFGQAVGDALGFGTEFLSRAEVIRDYPTGLQSYSQIRQYSYITRQYEQLQDWRWQPGDWTDDTDQMLCILDSLLTHQKLDIHDIATRLHQWAVTDGFGIGGTVYHVIHDPGFVHNPHRVAEEQWEARNRQPAANGGVMRTSVLGIWEYPFPERVRFNAEQVCRITHADPRCLGSCVAVCLAISRLLKGVESINQLINTIALEVQSYHPEMEVYFAKAAKDSLEELDLDEGLNREEQTTWGYTLKTLGAAFWALGHAKTFSDGLLAIIHEGGDADTNAAVAGALLGARFGYQSIEPEWIEGLIYRQQLEERCESLIQLCSEWQN, encoded by the coding sequence GTGGAGCCAATTCTTGCTGACAGAATTCGTGGGGTTTTGTTTGGTCAAGCAGTGGGAGATGCCCTTGGCTTCGGAACTGAATTTCTCTCTCGCGCTGAGGTTATACGCGATTATCCCACTGGGTTGCAGAGTTATTCTCAAATTCGACAATATTCTTACATTACTCGACAGTACGAACAACTTCAAGATTGGCGTTGGCAACCCGGTGATTGGACTGATGATACCGACCAAATGCTTTGCATTCTTGATAGCTTACTGACCCACCAAAAGTTAGATATTCATGATATCGCCACTCGTCTCCATCAGTGGGCTGTTACAGATGGTTTTGGAATTGGTGGAACAGTCTACCATGTTATCCACGATCCAGGGTTCGTCCATAATCCTCATCGAGTTGCTGAAGAACAATGGGAGGCCAGAAACCGTCAGCCAGCCGCTAATGGCGGTGTCATGCGAACCTCAGTGTTAGGGATTTGGGAATATCCATTTCCTGAGCGAGTTCGCTTTAACGCTGAACAAGTTTGTCGAATCACTCATGCCGATCCTCGTTGTCTTGGTTCATGCGTAGCCGTTTGTTTAGCCATTTCTCGGCTATTGAAAGGGGTCGAAAGCATCAATCAATTAATTAACACCATCGCTCTAGAGGTTCAGTCTTATCATCCGGAAATGGAGGTGTATTTTGCAAAAGCCGCGAAAGATTCCTTAGAGGAGTTAGACCTTGATGAGGGATTAAATAGGGAGGAACAAACAACCTGGGGTTACACTCTGAAAACGCTGGGGGCTGCTTTCTGGGCATTAGGTCATGCCAAGACTTTTAGTGATGGGCTTCTGGCTATTATCCATGAGGGAGGAGATGCAGATACCAACGCCGCAGTAGCAGGCGCGTTGCTAGGGGCGCGGTTTGGATATCAAAGCATTGAACCCGAATGGATAGAAGGATTAATTTACAGGCAACAGTTAGAGGAGCGATGTGAGTCTCTGATTCAACTTTGTTCTGAGTGGCAGAATTAA
- a CDS encoding MFS transporter, with translation MPFFLRQWRDWLPNLPNPVWILAAGRLLSQIGNGFTLFYAPIFFVNQVGLSATAVGIGLGSGSISGVFGRFFGGTLTDSPLWGRKKTLLLSALVSALADVAFTFTHDFPTFILGNLLMGLGIGLYWPATEAAVADLTAIHERNEAFAITRLADSLGLGVGVILGGLLIAVGGNYRALFVVDGISFLVFFGVIYWAIAETGQFDDSPDEPVGQGWGVAFRDRLLMVFVLVNILFTTYLAQIQSTIPLYLTNFVAGGGFPPQVISGLFTWHVVFAALCQLPMARFLNRFSRPQALTLSISLWGLGFLLIWLTGTLSTGALWGAILALSIMAIATVAYMPSASAFVVDIAPASLRGVYLSINSQCWAIGYFIGPPLGGWALDQSRAIADGFWLVAAFSITLGIVILQYLHRLLRQHKTLIS, from the coding sequence ATGCCTTTTTTCTTACGCCAATGGCGCGATTGGCTGCCAAATCTCCCCAACCCGGTATGGATACTCGCGGCGGGACGCCTTCTCTCTCAGATTGGTAATGGGTTTACGCTATTTTATGCCCCCATCTTCTTTGTCAATCAGGTGGGTCTATCAGCAACGGCGGTGGGAATTGGACTCGGAAGCGGTTCAATTTCCGGGGTATTCGGTCGTTTTTTCGGCGGAACGCTGACCGATTCCCCCCTTTGGGGACGCAAAAAAACGCTACTCCTGTCCGCTTTAGTCTCCGCCTTAGCCGATGTGGCTTTTACCTTCACCCATGATTTCCCGACCTTCATTTTGGGAAATTTACTCATGGGATTGGGTATCGGTTTATATTGGCCGGCCACTGAAGCCGCCGTTGCCGATCTGACCGCCATTCACGAACGCAATGAAGCCTTTGCCATTACCCGTTTAGCCGATAGTTTGGGGCTGGGGGTTGGCGTCATCTTAGGAGGCTTGTTAATTGCGGTGGGGGGCAACTACCGGGCGTTGTTTGTCGTGGATGGGATTTCGTTTTTAGTCTTTTTTGGGGTAATTTATTGGGCGATCGCAGAAACGGGGCAATTTGACGACAGCCCCGACGAACCCGTTGGCCAAGGTTGGGGTGTGGCGTTTCGCGATCGCCTCCTGATGGTATTCGTTCTCGTCAATATTCTGTTCACCACCTATCTCGCCCAAATTCAAAGCACCATTCCCCTTTATCTCACCAATTTCGTCGCCGGGGGCGGCTTTCCCCCCCAAGTCATTAGCGGCTTATTTACCTGGCACGTTGTCTTTGCGGCCTTATGTCAGTTACCAATGGCAAGGTTTCTCAACCGCTTTAGTCGTCCCCAAGCCTTGACCCTTTCTATCTCCCTGTGGGGTTTGGGCTTTTTGCTCATTTGGCTGACGGGAACCCTCTCCACAGGGGCTTTGTGGGGCGCTATTTTAGCCTTAAGTATTATGGCGATCGCGACTGTTGCCTATATGCCCTCAGCTTCTGCCTTTGTGGTCGATATCGCCCCGGCTTCGTTGCGCGGCGTCTATCTCTCCATTAACTCCCAATGTTGGGCCATTGGCTATTTTATCGGGCCGCCTTTGGGAGGATGGGCCTTAGACCAGTCGAGAGCGATCGCCGATGGCTTTTGGTTAGTCGCAGCCTTCAGCATCACTCTAGGCATTGTCATCTTACAATACCTGCACCGACTCCTACGCCAGCACAAAACCCTCATTTCCTAG